atatatatatatatatatatatatgcaaagaagtatacatatatggaaatatatatatatatatatatatatatatatatgtatatctgtatatggaaatatatatgtatacatacacacacacacgcgcacacgcgcgcatacacacacacacacacacacacacacacacacacacacacacacacacacacacacatatatatatatgtgtgtgtgtgtgtgtgtgtgtgtgtgtgtgtgtgtgtgtgtgtgtgtgtgtgtgtgtttgtgtatacatataaatttccaaatacatatatacatacatatatatatatatatttgcatatatgtatatttctatgcatatatatatgtatatattatatacttatatatatttctatgcatatacatatatatatatatatatatgtgtgtgtgtgtgtgtgtgtgtgtgtgtgtgcacgtacatatacacacacacacatatatatatatatatatatatatatatatatatatatatatatgtgtgtgtgtgtgtgtgcgtgtgtgtgtgtgtgtgtgtgtgtgtgtgtgtgtacatatatgtactgtctatacatatatatatgcatacgtgtatgtatatatgtaaatgcctgtatgtatatttgtgtgtgtatatatatgtatatataaacatatatatatatatatatatatatgtatatatatacatatatatatatatatatatatatatatatatatatatatatatatatatatatattcctatatcatgtatatgtatttgtatatatatatttatatatgtgtatatatacatataaatatatatatacatgtgtatgtatatatattatacacacacacacacacacacacaaatatatatatatatatatatatatatatatatatatatatatatatatatatatatatgtatatataattatatatatatatgtatatgcatatatatatatatatatatatatatatatatatatgtacataatatatgcatatatatattaatatatatatatatatatgatatatatatgtatatatatgtgtgtatatatatatatatatatatatatatatatatatacatacatgtgtgtgtgtgtgtgtgtgtgtgtgtgtgtgtgtgtgtgtgtgtgtgtgtgtgtgtgtgtgtgtgtgtttgactaacACACTGGAATGACCTCAACCCTACCACCTCGGACTTTGTCCTATGGGGACGGCGTGGTCGCTAACGCTAATGAGATGAATAAAAAGGTGATGAAAACGACCGCTTTGTTTGATAAATGCTGACCCACTTGTATACTGCAgtgatacatacaattatatatacatacatacaattatattagCAGTCGATATGTAtgcacgagtgtgtatgtgttatttgtCTCCTTCTAAGATTGAAGTCAACATATTCAGGGACGCTCAAATCTAGATAATTGTAACATAAGAAGTAAAGTtctgcaaaaaataaaaagtaaaaaaaataaaatatgtgaatAATGTGTCATGGAATCGTAAACACGATGAGTGcaaggcaaaaaataaataaacaaatgaataaaaaaaaacatatataaaaaatagtattACATTTTGAATGATTCGCGTGTGGCAGAGAACAAATACGAAACTTGATATATGTTCTTGTATTTCCCGTACATGACCTGTTCATCAACATGCTACTTGATATCATATAAAAAGTTAATTTAGCTCTCTGTTGATCGGTCCAAAGAGTTtgcaaataaactaataaatatttACAGTTAGAGAGAGAACCAAATATATTATTTTGCTTCTTAATTCTAAAGGTTTTAAATACCATAGGTGTAAAATAATCGCATGATGCGCATTACCCTGATATGCGGTCCACACCAAAGAAACAAATTCCAAAGGTCGGAACTAGACTCGGGTTACGGACCAGCGACGCCACCATGTCCTTGTAGAGCAACAGCTGAGATGTGATAAGTCAAGTGTGGGGAGATACGGGCAGTCGGACACActgagggtgtgggtgggtgcgggaggggaggggaaggggaaaggggttagtTGGAgtgcacccctccctctcccccctcttcttcttcttcttcttcttcctcctcctcctcccccccccctcctcctcctcctcctcctcctcctcctcctcctcctcttctacctcctgcCTGACATGCCCGCCGTAAGGTACACCAGAGTCTCGAGAAGCTGTGAGAGCGAAAGGGTGCgagtggaaagaggggaaatttTCATAAGTCGTGACCCAGCATAAGTGATTTtgcatttgacttttttttcagtaagcaagaaaaaaactTTCCCAATAAGCATCACGTGGTAGCCGAATTACCCAAATGTATCACTACTGCATTTATAACATAATTTTGTGAAATTGCTTAGTGTACAAGGTGTGTGTCAGAGGTGACAGAGAACATGTAGTGTCTTTGGTAGTCATTAGTTTGCTTCTATTAATCCTGATTATCATTAAACACTGGTCGATAATTCCACGCACAGGAATAAGAACACTCAGACCATAAACGTACATAGATAATTATGTACATCATCTAAACACGCGCTGAGAaactaaaggaaaaaaacaaacaccagaAGGAACAAGCAGAGACAGGGATACCCAAGAGGATGCACCTTCCTCCTTATGAAGTTTCTCACGTAGGTCTCCCTTATCGATGGCACACGTCAGAGCACCGTGACTCTTTAAATATGGTATGCACTGAGCGGCCATGCACCGATGTGTATGCCATGTgccttgcttttattattgtgtttttttggcTAACGTGATAAGCAACAGATGTGTAAGAGTAAGTTGAATGCTGGACGCATGATAAGGTATctgtgatatttattattgtacaatatatagataacgtgtgtgtgtatatatgtgtgcatatatatatatatatatatatatatatatatatatatatatatatatgtgtgtgtgtgtgtgtgtgtgtgtatgtgtgtgtgtgtgtgtgtgtgtgtgtgtatggatatatatatatatatatattttgttttaatgattcAGGAAGACAAAGTGCCTTTTAACATAAATGCACATTgtacaaatataatacaaatttacACTGAAATGGATACGTTAAATAATAACATTTAACACTGAAATATAAGAACATAGATTGAATACCAAaagtgagcaaaaaaaaaaaaaaaaagtacaagaacaGTTATCTATATAAAAGAGTAActaaaaacaaatgcaaaaaaaggaaagacacacatacaaagccTTCGCTCCATAAATGGACGCGCCGCACTCCAGTATTTAGACGGAACTTACAAAGCTATGAGCATCGCAACTCCCATCTCGCCCTCCTCGTTAAGGCGCGAACAGGATACGCAGGAGACATAAGCGGTTCCTCAGAGTCCTTCAGGGTCTTGTCACGGCCGATGCTCCGAGGGAGGTCGACCCACTAGGAAGCAATTCGGTTTTGTTCTTCGACTACGCGCCGGCAAGATGGAGTGCTTCGCTGCCTTCCGATGGGCGTGTCTTCTACTGTTGACCACGCCTACAGCCTCTCTTTTCTTGTCCGATGAGAGGAATGCCTCCGTGACAACTGTTGACGAAGGGGTTGTCGACGCGCTGAACAAAGTCGTAGAGgtaggatgatgatgacagcaaggATAATTAGGATGGTGATAACAAGGGTAAAGATAATAGGCTGATAATCATAtatgtgataacgatgatgacagtaataataacaataatagcgtcAATGATAATTagggtaacaacaataacaatagcagcagtaATACTACTGCTCTTTCtacactatcactactactactaccactagtattactattcctactactaataataatgatgatgataataatgataacatcaatactgataagtaatgataataacaatactgataagtaatggtaatactatacTCCACGATAAAAGTTAGAatagtattatatataggtattgtatatttgtatggtaATGAACtattatgaattttatcattattattgttattacttgtacTATATTCTTATTGCGACCAGTCGTGCCTTCCattaagttttattattttttaaaaatctgtacTACCCGTAAGTaatcttcttactattattattattgtcatattattatcattattgttattattaatatttatactattattattattactattattgttgttgttattattattatcattattattattattattattattattattattatcattactatcattattatcatcaccatcattattataattcctgctattgctatcattttgtcattattatcttaatcttatcattatcattatactatgatTTTTActaaaaatcatcataatcatcataactatcatcagcatcatcataattatcaccatcataatcatcattatcatcataatcattatcatcgtcataataataattatcatcataatcactatctgctacaactacttctattactaataCAGTTGCAGGTATTTTTACTGAACAAAAACACAGTAATATGCACAAAAGCTAAGAAGAAACAACCTCGATATGAAAAGGATTTGATTGCAACGTTTCTGACGAACCAAATAACCAAAATCTTCATTATGCAGttcattttcttgtgtgtgtgtgtgtgtgtgtgtgtgtgtgtgtgtgtgtgtgtgtgtgttttactattatagttgttagccttagtaatggtagtaggagtagtagtgctactatcattactattgttttattgttattatcatcattactattattttcctcattattactgttattatcattatcattacaattataactttattatcattatcattattactatcattattattattttttaatttatatttttgtgtttgtgtatgtctgtctgtttgcctgtctgtctatatatatatatatatatatatatatatatatatatatgtatctatatatatcattattattacaattataattttattattattttaattatcattatcattattattatctttttattttttttgtgtgtgtgaacacacacatatatatatgtatatatatgcatatctatctatcaatatatctatctacctatctgtctgtctgtctttctgtatctctgtctgtttgcctgtctgtctatctatctatctatctatctatctatctatttatatatatacatatgtatatatatatatatatgtagagacagatagatatgtagatagatacatagacagacagacagacagatagatagctagatagatatgtatgtataataagtatatatatataaatagataaatatatatatatatatgtatgtatacatacacacacacacacatatttatatatatttatacacacacacacacacacacagacacacacacacacacacacacacacgtatttatatatatatatatatatatatatatatatacatatatatatgcatatatatagataaatacatatatgcatatatatatttatagatagatagacagtagatagatagatagataggtatagataaatagatatttagacagagagatagatagagagatagatagatatgtatatatgctgaatatatatatatacatatacatatacatatatgtgtgtgtgtatgtgtgtgcacacatatgtatacatatgtgtgcacacatacagtacataaatatatgtttttttatacagccatttattccactgcaggacataggcccctcttaattccctattgagatgttatttggcagtctcacacttgcctgattggatggccttcctaatcaaccgcggttcggcgagctaacacttgtgccacggtggcgacttcccctacgacacctgagctTTACATCTCAAAGcaataagtcgttttctcgctgtgagatcgggctcgagcgagcagtcagagcgcatgcattcttacgactgccgcggcaaagGGCCATGTGGGTCAAGTACTCTAGccactgggccatcgcgacatttatatatatatatatatatatatatatattcattatatattcatatacatacatacatacatacatgcatatatatatacacatatacatatctttcaatctacatatttatctatctacctataaatattatacatatatatacatttatgtgtgtgtgtatatatatatatatatatatatatatatatatatatgtatagatgtttgtatatatatatatatatatatatatatatatatatatatatatatacatgcatttttaaAGCGAGGCAGCTAACCATTCTCTCCCCAAGGTCCTTGCGAACCACGAGAGACACATGGCCTTGTACGAGCGCGTGGCCCTCCTCGAGCACGATCTCAGCCAGCGGCGAGAGAGCGAGGCCAGGTTGGAGGCCGAGGTACTTCAGCTCAACTCGAGGGTCCCTGCCCTCGAGGAGGAGATCGGCACCATTCCCAAGATGCGGAAGGACCTGGCCGACTTCGAGGCCAAGATTGAGAAGCTGGTTCACGACTACGAGGCCAAACTGTCGACGCTCGCCTCCGAGGTGATCCGCCTGAAGAAGAGCGGCGCGCGCAGGAAAAACCTGGAGACGCTCAGCGACCAGAGCGACGACGTCCTGCTGCGGAGCGAAGGTGAGAgaccctcttccgcctcctctctctctctctctctctctctctctctctctctctctctctctctctctctctctctctctctctctctctctctctctctctctttttccttctctctctctctctctctctctctctctccttctctctctcgttccttttctctctctctccttctctctctctctctccttctctctctctctctccttctctctctctttccttctctctctctctccctccctctctctctctctctctctctctctctctctctctctctctctctctctctctctctctcactcactcactcactcactctctctctctctctctctctctctctctctctctctctctctctctctctttctctatatttctctctctctctctctctctctctctctctctctctctctctctctctctctctctctctctctctctctctctctctctctctctctctctctctttctctttctcacacacacacaaacacagattaaTAAGACATCGTTTATCTAGACCCCCCAGCGTCAAatcattcttcctcctttcgaAACCCAGGTCCGATGTGCCCTGAAGTCGGCCGAGGCTTGTCCGCCGAGAGAGTGGGCGATCAGTGCCTCTACTTCTCTTGGGAATCGGCACTGAACTGGACGTCAGCCCACAGCCAATGCCAGGTTCTTCGGGGAGATCTGGCAGCGCCTCAGGACCTGTTGCCTCTGAAAAATTTCCTGCATCGATCATTTAGTAAGAAAATGTGGGAGGACAGTTTCATGTTTTTAATTTGTTCGAGTTTGCTTTTACTGTAGGAGTTTTGCAGTATTTATTGCAAATAATCTCTGCGTTCTTATCTCATACGTTTGCTAATCAGACACATTTTGAAAGTCCCGACCTCACTAGGTAATTGGACAGATTTTCAAGCCGACATTTCGATAGTGCGATTAGACCGCTGACAAGTGTGAACAGGGTTTTAGCGTcagcctttctctatctatcattgtcCTTCTTTTGCACAGCGCGAGGTCCTTCCATATGGCTTGGAGCCTCGTACGACCTCGCTGACGAGCAAAACGACGACAATACGACGTTATCAAACGCAGCCCTGCAAGACATTACGGCCAACCTCACCGGGTTTCCAGACTTTTCCAGCAACCTCcttgaggaagaagatgatgatggcatGGGAATAAGGCTTCAGCAGGACGAGGCAGGAAGCATCAGAGTGTTGATGGAGGCGCGCGGCATCATGCCTCGCTCGCACCCATTTCTGGACAAGAGCGACGACAGCGAAGAAGGCGGACGAGCAGGCTTTCCCGGAGGTTTAAGGGCTGAGAGACTCGGCGGGAGTCCCTCAGTCGTAGATGTTATCCTCTTGCCTgaaaatgaggacgaggaggacgaggaggaggaggtcgatcCTGTCGCCAACGCGCTCGCCATCGACGAGCACGAAGAACAAGCCGGAGAAGGAAACTCAAGTTCGTTCAGCCTGAGGAATGTCTCAGGCGAGAGCGGCGAAGACGACGAGCGCCGAACAGGGATTGCGAGGGACGAGAGGGCAGTGCTCGCCGTGAGCTTCGCCAGCCAAGGCCATCGAGAGGACTCAGGTTCCTCCACCAAGCGAGAAGGCAAAGCCAAAATGAAGTGCATGCTGCTGCAGCAAAAACCGTCTTTGGAATACGAGTTGGTCGGGAGGCCGTGCAGCGAACTTCACCGATTCGCCTGTGCAATCGAGTCCATTGATGAAAACATCGACA
This genomic stretch from Penaeus chinensis breed Huanghai No. 1 chromosome 8, ASM1920278v2, whole genome shotgun sequence harbors:
- the LOC125028263 gene encoding uncharacterized protein LOC125028263 isoform X2; this translates as MHLPPYEVSHVGLPYRWHTSEHRDSLNMVLANHERHMALYERVALLEHDLSQRRESEARLEAEVLQLNSRVPALEEEIGTIPKMRKDLADFEAKIEKLVHDYEAKLSTLASEVIRLKKSGARRKNLETLSDQSDDVLLRSEGPMCPEVGRGLSAERVGDQCLYFSWESALNWTSAHSQCQVLRGDLAAPQDLLPLKNFLHRSFTRGPSIWLGASYDLADEQNDDNTTLSNAALQDITANLTGFPDFSSNLLEEEDDDGMGIRLQQDEAGSIRVLMEARGIMPRSHPFLDKSDDSEEGGRAGFPGGLRAERLGGSPSVVDVILLPENEDEEDEEEEVDPVANALAIDEHEEQAGEGNSSSFSLRNVSGESGEDDERRTGIARDERAVLAVSFASQGHREDSGSSTKREGKAKMKCMLLQQKPSLEYELVGRPCSELHRFACAIESIDENIDKFTPDDLPNS
- the LOC125028263 gene encoding uncharacterized protein LOC125028263 isoform X1; translation: MECFAAFRWACLLLLTTPTASLFLSDERNASVTTVDEGVVDALNKVVEVLANHERHMALYERVALLEHDLSQRRESEARLEAEVLQLNSRVPALEEEIGTIPKMRKDLADFEAKIEKLVHDYEAKLSTLASEVIRLKKSGARRKNLETLSDQSDDVLLRSEGPMCPEVGRGLSAERVGDQCLYFSWESALNWTSAHSQCQVLRGDLAAPQDLLPLKNFLHRSFTRGPSIWLGASYDLADEQNDDNTTLSNAALQDITANLTGFPDFSSNLLEEEDDDGMGIRLQQDEAGSIRVLMEARGIMPRSHPFLDKSDDSEEGGRAGFPGGLRAERLGGSPSVVDVILLPENEDEEDEEEEVDPVANALAIDEHEEQAGEGNSSSFSLRNVSGESGEDDERRTGIARDERAVLAVSFASQGHREDSGSSTKREGKAKMKCMLLQQKPSLEYELVGRPCSELHRFACAIESIDENIDKFTPDDLPNS